GCGGCCAGCATCACCGCGCTCGAGCAGTTCAAGATCTCCGCAGACCGTGagtcccccttccccctcctccaatTTGACGCCCTTGATACGATGTAAGATTGTGCAGGTTTAGTTTTAGTTTGGTGGTGCGCGCATTAAGGGAACTGCATTGTTCTCCCCCAGTTTTGCTTTGATATTTGTGAGCACATGCAGTATTCTTGATCTATCATTACTAGTAATTACTTGTGTTCACAGCCTGTCTGTTCAGGTTTACAGAACCAAAGACAATTGGACCTAGAGATTGTGTGATATCTCGAGGAAAACCTCGATTAGTTTTCTTTTTCTGCACCGAGTGTCGAAAGGTTCGCGAGTTCTAGTGGTAACTCATCTAGGAGGCACGCACTTCACAGATTGATTGGCAGACCATTAGCACCACAGTATGGTTGGTATAGGAGCTTAACAAAAAATGTGTTAAATTAGTGTTTGTTGCAGCCTAAATAAAGGAGCCTGCCTACCCGACTAAAATTGCCAATTACTAATAAGATCACACAACATAACAAGTTAAGAATGGACAGTGGCTGTTGCATGCTTCAGGTATCAGATATTGACCAATTACAGGAAAAAAGTGGGTTCAGCTTCTCTTTGTTGTTTTGTTCTGTAACCTGAGTCTCCTGCCCGCTAAAACTTCAAGATTCGAAATATGCAGTTACTTGATTCAGAATGCATATGTGTGCGACTCCACCAGTGTAAGCACACAATATACCCCTTATATAATTACAACATATCAAGAAATCATTATGTGGTGAAAGTAGCTGTTAAAGGAGCGGAACCACCGACGCATCTTTAATCAAGATCAGCTCCATCTAGTCGGCGTGGCGACCCTTGCTCATGAGGACTTTGCCCCGTGTTGCTTGGCTTTGCTTGTACACTAGTCCGATCGCCCGTAGAAAGTTGTTTGTTTGTTTTGGCTTAGGAGAAGGATGTTTAAGCACTACTTTTTCTTCCTACTCAAGTGATTTCACTTTTCTGCTTATTTTTGCTTGCTGTGGCATAAACTTCCATGCGGCGATTTGTGCTAATGAACTTCCTCTCCTCGTTTGATGAATGAGCAGAGCTCTTGCATCTGTGCTTGAAAAGGGAAATTTGTTATGGTGCTTTGTGCTAACAAACTTCTTTCGTCTTTCCCTTCTTTGTGCTTGCTTGCTGTGGCAAGCTGTGTAACAAGCTTCTTTTCCTACTTTAATGAATGGGCAGAGCTCTGGCATCCTTGCTAAAAAAATGTTATGGTGATTTGCAGTCATCCGTTCTTTCATTTTAAAAAAGAATGTCTATTTGCAGTATGTGACAATGTCTTTTATTTTCACTATCAGGGTACATGAAGGAAAAGAGTAGCATCGCTGTGATAGGCCTCAGTGTGCACACAGCACCAGTGGACATGCGTGAAAAGCTTGCTGTTGCAGAGGAACTATGGCCCCGGGCTATTGCAGAACTCACCAGTCTGAATCATATCGAAGAGGCTGCTGTTCTTAGTACCTGCAACAGAATGGAAATATATGTGGTGGCTTTATCGTGGAACCGCGGTATTAGAGAAGTAGTAGACTGGATGTCAAAGGTGAGAGTTATTTGATCAAATGCTTGTTTGCCCTGCTTAGCTCTTTTTGGTTGCTCAAGAGCGCAGTATATTCAATGAAGCTCTAATGCCCATCACGCTGTTCTTTGTTGCAGAAAAGTGGAATCCCTGCTTCCGAGCTAAGGGAGCATCTCTTTATGTTGCGTGACAGTGATGCCACGCGCCATCTGTTTGAGGTATCTGCTGGGCTCGACTCTTTGGTTCTTGGAGAAGGACAGATCCTTGCTCAAGTTAAACAAGTTGTTAGAAACGGGCAAAACAGCGGAGGCCTCGGAAAGAACATTGATAGGATGTTCAAGGATGCAATCACGGCCGGAAAGCGTGTCCGCTGCGAGACCAACATATCAGCTGGCGCTGTGTCTGTCAGCTCGGCTGCGGTTGAATTGGCGATGATGAAGCTTCCAAAGTCCGAGTGCTTGTCAGCCAGGATGCTTTTGATCGGTGCTGGCAAGATGGGGAAATTAGTGGTCAAACATCTGATCGCCAAAGGATGCAAGAAGGTTGTTGTGGTGAACCGGTCGGTGGAGAGGGTGGATGCCATCCGCGAGGAGATGAAAGATATCGAGATTGTGTACAGGCCTCTTACGGAGATGTATGAAGCCGCTGCTGACGCCGATGTCGTGTTCACAAGCACGGCATCTGAGTCCTTACTATTCACGAAGGAGCACGCGGAGGCGCTTCCTCCTATTTCTCTTGCCATGGGCGGTGTTCGGCTTTTCGTCGACATATCCGTCCCAAGGAACGTCGGCGCCTGTCTATCCGAAGTGGAGCATGCACGGGTATACAACGTCGACGACTTGAAAGAGGTGGTGGAAGCCAACAAGGAGGACCGTGTGAGGAAAGCAATGGAGGCCCAGGCAATCATCACCCAAGAACTGAAGCGGTTCGAGGCCTGGAGGGACTCGCTGGAGACGGTCCCGACCATCAAGAAGCTGCGGTCGTACGCCGACAGGATCAGGGCGTCGGAGCTCGAGAAGTGCATGCAGAAGATCGGGGAGGACAACCTGAACAAGAAGATGAGGAGGTCCATCGAGGAGCTGAGCACGGGCATCGTGAACAAGCTCCTCCACGGCCCGTTGCAGCACCTGAGGTGCGACGGCAGCGACAGCCGCACCCTGGAGGAGACGCTCGAGAACATGCACGCCCTCAACAGGATGTTCAACCTCGACACGGAGAAGGCGGTCCTCGAGCAGAAGATCAAGGCCAAGGTAGAGAAGACCCAAAGCTGAGGACTGTCCGTCTGTATATCTATCTACTTATACCACCCCACCCCCAGATAGAATGTCGCTATATTCTAATCCCAGTACAGTATTTTTTTTTTATCCTCCACTTGCTGCTGAGTTCTTCTTGTGCCGTGAATTAGCCATGGCAGCCTCCAAATGTGTTGTAGAGGGAGAGGAGCGGCGAAGCATGTTTGCTCCGAAACTGCCTGCCTGTGTACATTAGTTACTGTGGCTGCTGTGGTTAGAGCCCAATTTTCAAGCTGTACTATAATACTTACTCTATTGGACGAAATAAACAGGATGCATTCGTTTTGCGTTAGCTCCTGCATTTGAAATGTTGAGCATTAATAACATTTTCCGAACTCTGAAGGTGCTCGGTCTGGCTCCTTTCTTGAGTGTTATCGGGAGCGTTCAGATGTTGTCTCCCTATGAGGCCAAAGTTGCTCCATGATCAGTTGGCCGATTATCCTTTTGTTGGATCAATATATCAgatttgctatttcacatctagatgtgaaatagccaTCTCACATCTAATGTCTGAGCCGTTGGATCTAGCCTCTGTAAGATTCGCGCAAACGCAGGCTCGCGACTCGTTTGTCTCGCGCGTGGCCCGTTCCACGTCGTTGTTAGTTGGGGCCGGGTCGTGTTTGTTTTTCTCTCTCAGATTTTTGGGCTTGGGCCTCTGTTTTGCCTGTCCTCGCCTTGCATTCTTCTGCAGAGAGTGCCCATCGAGTTTTCCCTCTCGCAACCGCCGGTGGATGATACCACAAAGATTAATCTGGACGGTGCTTTCTCTCCGGGTAACTCCTTCAGTGGATGGGGCGTGGTGGCTCGTGATAGCTCCGGTTCTGTCCTCATTGCCCGAGCAGGACGTCAAGAGCAGGTTTTTGATGCCTTCGGCGCGGAAGTCAATGCTCTGGCGGCGGCGGTGACCACAGCGGCTGAGATGGGGATTGTCCGGGCCAACTTCGAGACGGATTCCGAGCTGCTGGCCGAGGCAATGGATGCCCATCGTGTTGATTCTTCGCCTTATGCAGCAATCATTGAAGATACAAAGTACCAGCTCAAGATGTGGTTTTCGAAATGGAGCGTTAGCGCATGTAGACGTACCATGAATTCTGTGGCTCATGAGTTAGCACAGATTGGATGTAATTGCCCACCGAACACGTGTGTCGAGTGGCATAACATTGTACCGCCCAAAGTGGCTGCTTGCGTGTCGGGCGATATGCCCGTCCGTCGTTGATCTATAAAGCTTTGCTTTCCCTAAAAAAAAAGAGCTTCTCGCACGCGACGGCGATTTTGGAGAGGGAGAAGGGAAGAGGGGGTAGAGACCCGGTGAATTAAGTTTCTCTTCTTGATTCTTGTAGTTTCTTTTCGATTTTTAGTACCATTCCCCTCTGCTTGTGTTGTATGTACCGCATGTTCTAGGGTTTGTCTCCGATCCCATCCAGATTTTCATCTGCTTGTTAATGGGGGTCCTTCTGGCCTCCCCGCCCCCCCGTGAGGGAAGGGAGATTTTTATCAGTGGTCTTGGATCCACGTAGATGTGAGGGAGGGGGGTTTTATCAGTGGATTTGAACTATCAGTGGTAGTTTTGTGTGTGTTCAGTGGATTGGTAGGTGGTAGTTTATCTGGTTTTTCATTTTCTTGTCATTTTTTGCTATATTCAGTAGAAGTAGAAGTAGGTTCTCTGTGTTTGCAGTAGCTGATTAGGTTTTGATTGTACGAATTGAGGTTCAAGTTGTTTTGTTGGTTGTACGAATTGAGGGTTaaccatttttcttaagaggattagGTGTGGGGAGCACTTTGCAAGGGTGCGTTGTGTTCCAGATGAGTTCCCAGAACTGTACTAGTAGGATATCTTTTCCGACCATATACTGTTGTTCTTCTTGATACTGTTGTTTGTAGATTTGTCTTTTGTTTTTGCCTGGCTCCGCGCCCATAGCTAGTAAGTAAATTTTGTGAGACTGGTGACACATTCAATTGGTAATTGTTTGCTTTTCTCGTCGTATTTTTTTAAGTAGAGGTGAACTAGTCATTTGATGGTTAactgtttttttttgtgtgtgtgttctgTCGTGATAGATTGTGTTCCATTTTTCCTAACAGATCAAGTAGGACTTTTCTCACATGTGGATGTTTATCTGTCAGGGTATATGCTTGTACTTTCCAAGGTCGTATATAACTTTTATACACGTTTTCTTTTTTCATGTATAGTATATGAACATCAGTTCTCAAAAAATGGGGATCCATCATAGGGGTGGGGAGCACTTGTAATGATGTGTTTGTGCTCCAGATGAGTTATCAGAAGTGTACTAGTAGGGATTTTTTTGAACCATATACTGATGTTCATCTTTGATACTGTTTGTTGTGGATTTGATTTTTTTTAACTACCAGATGATGAGTCATTTTAAAATGGATGCAGAAACTGTACATGATATGTTCTATCATGCTTATTTTATAGTTTTTTCATGGATGCAGAAACTGTACAGGATCAGTATTTTTTTCTGTAGCTTTTCATGAATGATGTGAGTCATGATATGTTTTTGTTGCATGCCCATGTCTGTTTCCATCATTTATCTTTGGTGTAATTGGTATTCTTTAGGAACTCaccttttttttttgctttttcagcTCCGAAACCAGGATGTTGTGCCCAGTTTGCTTCGTTCATTGTGGGATGAACAACGGCAGGAGCTTTGGCATGTTATTTTGGGATCTCAATGAAAGCTTTGCGGTAATGTCTGCTGCCACATTTTTTTGCTCTTTTTCATGTGCTCTGGATGTCAATGAAAAatccaccatcgactcgcaactcgaGGTTTTTTTTGTTCTTTGTCTCATGACACTTGCAAATTGACCCTTGGCTTGCAACTAGCAATTTTTTCCGTCGGCGAGTTCCAAGTCTACTATCGACTCGCAACTTGTGGACGTAGTTTTGTAATCGCCCCAGTTTGCAGGTCCACGGTTAACTTGCAACTTGATAACcgcccctagttgcaagtccaccattgactcgcaactcgagggcgttttttgttttgttttttgtctCATGCCACTTGCAAATCGACCGTCGACTCACAACTAGGTGGGTGGGGGTTTTCGTGTTCTTTTTGTAACCACGCCCTAGTTGCAAGTCTNNNNNNNNNNNNNNNNNNNNNNNNNNNNNNNNNNNNNNNNNNNNNNNNNNNNNNNNNNNNNNNNNNNNNNNNNNNNNNNNNNNNNNNNNNNNNNNNNNNNNNNNNNNNNNNNNNNNNNNNNNNNNNNNNNNNNNNNNNNNNNNNNNNNNNNNNNNNNNNNNNNNNNNNNNNNNNNNNNNNNNNNNNNNNNNNNNNNNNNNNNNNNNNNNNNNNNNNNNNNNNNNNNNNNNNNNNNNNNNNNNNNNNNNNNNNNNNNNNNNNNNNNNNNNNNNNNNNNNNNNNNNNNNNNNNNNNNNNNNNNNNNNNNNNNNNNNNNNNNNNNNNNNNNNNNNNNNNNNNNNNNNNNNNNNNNNNNNNNNNNNNNNNNNNNNNNNNNNNNNNNNNNNNNNNNNNNNNNNNNNNNNNNNNNNNNNNNNNNNCATTCGCCCCAGTTGTAAGTCCACCATCGAGTCGCAACTCGGGACATAGTTTCTTTTTTGACTTGTAAATGTGGTTCTTTTGCCTAGTTTGCAATCGCCCTacttgcaagtccaccatcgactcacAAGTCGGTACccgccctagttgcaagtccaccatcgattCGCAACTCGGTACccgccctagttgcaagtccatcatcCCCTCGCAACTCGGTACCCGCCCTAGTTTCAAGtacaccatcgactcgcaactggagGGCTTTTTTGATCTTTTTGTCCCATGTCACTTGCAAATCGACCCTTGGCTCACAACTAGCGGTTTTCTCAGTCGGCAAGTTGCAAGTCTACCATCGAGTCACAACTTGGGGATGTAGTTTTGTAatcgccccagttgcaagtccaccgttGACTCGCAACTCAGTACTCGCCgcgagttgcaagtccaccatcgactcgcaacttgaGGGCTATTTTTTGTTCTTTTGTCTCATGCCACTTGCAAATCGATCCTCGACTCACAACTAGAGGGGGAGTGGGAGTTTCCGTGTTCTTTTTGTAACCACCCCTAGTTGCAAGTCTACAATCGACTCGCAACTCGGGGGGAGGGGGGCGTAGTCAGGGCCGGCCCATACGCCGGGGCAACGGGGCGACCGCCCTGGGGCCCTGGGAGATAGAGGCCTCGGTCCAGGTAGGTACAGTATACGTATTAGGtccaaaaaaataagagagaaaaaagaaggcCCAAGCCCACCATGTAGCTAGTTCGCTACTCTGCTGCAGCACTCTCCATCGATCTCCTTTgcctcaaaaaataaataaatccgTCGATCTCGTCCAGTCTCCTCGCCTCCCCCCGAAAATTCTCCAATCCCAATTCCCAATGAACAGCGCCGGCGCTCCCATGCACTTCCAAATTCGAGGTGCCACTCATGTGCATCCATTAATGGAAACCGATGGTGTTATTCCCTTCCCAAATTATCTCTTATTGCATCCTCTACGTTCCCCATCAATAGACGTGTGAGGAATCACCACATCAGAGATGGTACGTCTCCCTCGTTCGCCTAATCAAGTAGTCTTTTCATTCGCTGTTAAACATCCCGCTTCTATGTCTCTGATTGCTCCATCTGACATCTGCAATTCTTCTCTTCCTAGTTCCTATTCTTCTCTTGGTCTGTTCTTCAAAGCTTTATTGGATCCAGGGTTCATAAGGGGGGACGGGGAATGACTGTTGCAGCTGCAGATCTTGGAAGCTACACCGACAATTCAACATCAAGCAATATGCCCATATTCAGGTGCTTCCTATAATGACAGTTtttttgcaattgtttggtgacgtgTGTTCTAAAAACTGTTTATCAGTGAGAAAAGAAAGTGAAAAAAATACAAACGATTCAAGTTGCTATCAGTTTTGACAAGGTTTTCTTACTTAGAAGAGCGAGATGATGGTCTCTTTGTGCCACATAGAAGAGCGATTTTTTGTAGAACTATAGTATTTCCATACTattatgatgtagttctctggaccatCAATCTATGCTATGTACTGAATTGCTTTCGAAATACAATATATTGTAAATTTTTATTTGTCCACAAGGGCCCCATTTTACCGTCTCGCCCCAGGGCCACGAATATGTATGGACCGACCCTGGGCGTAGTTTGCAttcgccccagttgcaagtccaccatcgactcgcaactcgaGATGTAGTTCTTTTTTGACTTGTGAATGTGGTTCTTTTGCCTAGTTTGTAATCGCCCTacttgcaagtccaccatcgactcgcaactaggtacCCGCCCTAGTTGCCAgtcgaccatcgactcgcaactcggtACATGCCCTAGTTGCACGTACACCATCGACTCACAACTCGGTACCCGCACTAGTTGCAGGTCCCCCATCGACTTGCAACTCGAGGTTTTTTCTTTTGTCTCATGCCACATGCAAATCGACCCTTGGCTCGCAACTAGCGATTATGTCCGTCGGCCAGTTGCAACTCTACCATCGAGTCGCAACTTGGGGACGCAGTTTTGTAATTGCCACAGTTTGCAAGTCCATCGTTGACTTGCAGTTTGGTAACcgcccctagttgcaagtccaccatcgactcgcaactcgaggtcgttttttttttgtttttttgtctcATGCCACTTGNNNNNNNNNNNNNNNNNNNNNNNNNNNNNNNNNNNNNNNNNNNNNNNNNNNNNNNNNNNNNNNNNNNNNNNNNNNNNNNNNNNNNNNNNNNNNNNNNNNNNNNNNNNNNNNNNNNNNNNNNNNNNNNNNNNNNNNNNNNNNNNNNNNNNNNNNNNNNNNNNNNNNNNNNNNNNNNNNNNNNNNNNNNNNNNNNNNNNNNNNNNNNNNNNNNNNNNNNNNNNNNNNNNNNNNNNNNNNNNNNNNNNNNNNNNNNNNNNNNNNNNNNNNNNNNNNNNNNNNNNNNNNNNNNNNNNNNNNNNNNNNNNNNNNNNNNNNNNNNNNNNNNNNNNNNNNggagggggggggggaggggcgtagTTTGCATTCGCCCCAGTTGCAAGTCTACTATCGACTCGCAACTCAGGACGTATTTCTTTTTTGACTTGTATCTGTGTTTTCTTTTGCCTAGTTTGTAATCGCCGTACTTGCAAGTCCACAATCGACTCGCAACTCGGTACCCGCCCTAGTTGCAAGTACACCATCCACTCGCAACTCGGTACCCGCCCTAGTTGCAAGTACACCATCCACTCACAACTCGAGGGCTCTTTTTGTTCTTTTGCCTCATACCACTTGCAAATCGACCCTCGGCTCGCAACTAGCGTTTTTTTTCCTTCGGCCAGTTGCAAGTCTACCATCGAGTCGCAACTTGGGGAAGTAGTTTTGTAGTCGCCCCAGTTGCATGTCCACCGTTGACTCGCAACTCGGTATCCGCcccgagttgcaagtccaccatagaCTCGCAACTCGATGGTTGTTTTTGTTCTTTTTGTCTCATGCCACTTGAAAAtcgacccttgactcgcaactaggtgGGGGTGGGGGTTTCTGTGTTCTTTTTTGTAACCACCCCCAATTGCAAGTCTACCATCGACCCGCAACTCGAAGGAGTGGGGGTACCCGTAGTTTGTATtcaccccagttgcaagtccaccatcaactcgcaactcggGATATAGTTCTCTTTTTGACTTGTAACTGTGGTTCTTTTTCCCAGTTTCTAATCGCCCCATAGTTTTATTTTCATATCACTTGCCAGTCAACCCCTCGTCTCGAAACTTTTTGgtgttttgtgtaggtgtgtgaTTGCCCCAGTTTGCAAGTCCACCGCCGACTCGCAATTATGCACCAATAGTTCTTCGTTTCATGTCACTTTGCAAGTCAACCCTCGTCTCGCAACTTCAGGTGTTTTTTTTGTGAAGCTATAACTACCCTAGTTGCAAGTGCACTTTTGACTCGCAATTTTGTGGCCAATTTGTGTTGCAATTCGACCGTTCACTCGCAAGTGTGGGCCTGTAGTTTTTCTTTTCCATGTCACTTTTTGCAAGTCATCCCCCTTGACTTTTTGCAACTAGTTTTTTGTATATAGTCAGAACCATTTTTTGGTATCTTTTTTTAAGATAGACTTGCAAGTCGACGCCAACCAATAACTCGAGAGCCCCGAGTTGCTACTCATCAATGAATACAAAactatgttttttttcatttttgtttttttttgtttatttttcgtAGCTGTCCTAGTGTTTTCAGTGACCTATTTTTTTCAGATCACAGTTTTGAGTTCACAAATTTTTACAAGGCAGACCCTCAAAATGCCTTTCCTTTTTGTAGGGGTACTCAACACAGGTTCTGCACTGAACTGCCCGTTTTAAACTTTCTGTAGGGGGCTTTCTACAAAATCTCCAAAATAACAACGACTCTCCAATAATTATCTGCACACTATTTGAATCggtggagcagaggaggaggaagagacggGGGCGACAAGCTCGAAGCCCATGGCGACCGaaatcgccggcgacgagccccccgTTCGCACCTCTGCTCGGCGCACGAGGCACCCACTGTGGAcacaggggggggggagggggggagcgCTGCGCGGCTGTCGAGGCCTGCGGCATCCACACCGCCGACGACCTCTGTGTCGCCGATAAGGCACCGTCGTTCGGCCCTGCCTGCGAGCTCTGCACGGCTGACGGGATCATCGGTATCGGCACCGTCCCGGAGTTCTCCGCAGCTGATTCTCGGCAAGAGGCAGTGAGTAGCTCACTTTTCCCCTCTTCTCCTGCCTGATTTTTGTTGGTGCGACATGCTCAAAATTACTGCCGCACAGCTCGAATTTTCGTGCTCTGGGTGTGCACAAGTAGGTATGTACGTTATTTTGAGCCACTGCGGCCCTGGATTTTTTGTGAGGGTAGCGACCCCGTGCCTGTGCTGCCCTCTGTTTTGAGCTGGCGAGAATTTTGTATTTTCAGTGCTGTGATTCGATAGGATTTGTTGTTGCATAGGGGGTACAAGAGGTGAGGATGCACAATGAACTCACAGCAAAAGAGGCCACAATGAACTCACAGCAAAAAAGGCATGTCGTGCAAGTTGTTTTTCNNNNNNNNNNNNNNNNNNNNNNNNNNNNNNNNNNNNNNNNNNNNNNNNNNNNNNNNNNNNNNNNNNNNNNNNNNNNNNNNNNNNNNNNNNNNNNNNNNNNNNNNNNNNNNNNNNNNNNNNNNNNNNNNNNNNNNNNNNNNNNNNNNNNNNNNNNNNNNNNNNNNNNNNNNNNNNNNNNNNNNNNNNNNNNNNNNNNNNNNNNNNNNNNNNNNNNNNNNNNNNNNNNNNNNNNNNNNNNNNNNNNNNNNNNNNNNNNNNNNNNNNNNNNNNNNNNNNNNNNNNNNNNNNNNNNNNNNNNNNNNNNNNNNNNNNNNNNNNNNNNNNNNNNNNNNNNNNNNNNNNNNNNNNNNNNNNNNNNNNNNNNNNNNNNNNNNNNNNNNNNNNNNNNNNNNNNNNNNNNNNNNNNNNNNNNNNNNNNNNNNNNNNNNNNNNNNNNNNNNNNNNNNNNNNNNNNNNNNNNNNNNNNNNNNNNNNNNNNNNNNNNNNNNNNNNNNNNNNNNNNNNNNNNNNNNNNNNNNNNNNNNNNNNNNNNNNNNNNNNNNNNNNNNNNNNNNNNNNNNNNNNNNNNNNNNNNNNNNNNNNNNNNNNNNNNNNNNNNNNNNNNNNNNNNNNNNNNNNNNNNNNNNNNNNNNNNNNNNNNNNNNNNNNNNNNNNNNNNNNNNNNNNNNNNNNNNNNNNNNNNNNNNNNNNNNNNNNNNNNNNNNNNNNNNNNNNNNNNNNNNNNNNNNNNNNNNNNNNNNNNNNNNNNNNNNNNNNNNNNNNNNNNNNNNNNNNNNNNNNNNNNNNNNNNNNNNNNNNNNNNNNNNNNNNNNNNNNNNNNNNNNNNNNNNNNNNNNNNNNNNNNNNNNNNNNNNNNNNNNNNNNNNNNNNNNNNNNNNNNNNNNNNNNNNNNNNNNNNNNNNNNNNNNNNNNNNNNNNNNNNNNNNNNNNNNNNNNNNNNACATCGCCGACGACCTGTGTGTCGCCGATAAGGCACCGTCGTTCGGCCCTGCCTGCGAGCTCTGCGCGGCCGACGGGATCATCGGTATCGGCACCGTCCCGGAGTTCTCCGCAGCTGATTCTCGGCAAGAGGCAGTGAGTAGCTCACTTTTCCCCTCTTCTCCTGCCTGATTTTTGTTGGTGCGACATGCTCAAAATTACTGCCGCACAGCTCGAATTTTCGTGCTCTGGGTGTGCACAAGTAGGTATGTACGTTATTTTGAGCCACTGCGGCCCTGGATTTTTTGTGAGGGCAGCGACCCCGTGCCTGTGCTGCCCTATGTTTTGGGCTGGTGAGAATTTTGTATTTTCAGTGCTGTGATTCGATAGGATTTGTTGTTGCATAGGGGGTACAAGAGGTGAGGATGCACAATAAACTCACAGCAAAAAAGGCATGTCGTGCAAGTTGTTTTTCATTTTTGTTCAGTGCATATGTTGAGAGGGCATGCATCAtgttttcagttttctatttttgttcagaGAGCATGCATCAtgttttcagttttctatttttgttcagaGAGCATGCATCATGTTCAGAGAGTTTGAGTTATGAGCCAATGTTCAGAGAGTATGCAGCATGTTCATAGAGTTTGACTCATTATCTTCAGTAATTGTTCATAGAGCTTGCATCATGTTCAGAGAGTTTGACTCATTATATTCAGTAATTTCAGATCGTCGTCACATTTTTTACTGCTAGTCTTTCATCTTCAGAGTTTGACTAATCAGTCATTGTTCATTTCTGTTCATTCATAAAACCTGTCTGGGTTTTTGCACTTTTTCCTGAGCCACCTAAGCTCCTttcttgcaaaaaaaaaaatctaCTAACAAGGCCCAGGTCTGCGTGCACATGTGGCCTTTTTCGTgtagaaaaacaaacaaacaaaaaagccCAACAAAAACAAGGTCAGGTGGCGGAGGTAGCTGGCTGGAAGGGATGGGCTGCCCACACGACAAACAAACTGGCcgacgcaaacaaacaagcatcctTGTGCGGGGGTGATCGGGAGCAACCAGGCTTATTGTTTGTCAACGGGTGGGGACATATTATATGATGATGTCAGTTTAgatgtgagatattatctcatatctagatgtgacatagacaGACCCTCAATATATACATGGCTTCCTAACAGTTTTGGTGGTTGTTGGAATTTGGCAAGGTTTCATTTCATGGTGGCGACTTTGCATTTTATCTTACGTCTTGTTCTCTGTCGGGTGACCAAGACAAGAACAACCAGGCGATCAATAGGAGGATCATGTCTCGCTATCGGTCCATGCTGAATAGACTCGAAATGA
The sequence above is a segment of the Triticum dicoccoides isolate Atlit2015 ecotype Zavitan chromosome 1A, WEW_v2.0, whole genome shotgun sequence genome. Coding sequences within it:
- the LOC119362258 gene encoding glutamyl-tRNA reductase 2, giving the protein MMAGATSATAAFAAAAAASAKAHAACPWAVAAGGRRRSGVVVRCDAGGDAQAASKAASITALEQFKISADRYMKEKSSIAVIGLSVHTAPVDMREKLAVAEELWPRAIAELTSLNHIEEAAVLSTCNRMEIYVVALSWNRGIREVVDWMSKKSGIPASELREHLFMLRDSDATRHLFEVSAGLDSLVLGEGQILAQVKQVVRNGQNSGGLGKNIDRMFKDAITAGKRVRCETNISAGAVSVSSAAVELAMMKLPKSECLSARMLLIGAGKMGKLVVKHLIAKGCKKVVVVNRSVERVDAIREEMKDIEIVYRPLTEMYEAAADADVVFTSTASESLLFTKEHAEALPPISLAMGGVRLFVDISVPRNVGACLSEVEHARVYNVDDLKEVVEANKEDRVRKAMEAQAIITQELKRFEAWRDSLETVPTIKKLRSYADRIRASELEKCMQKIGEDNLNKKMRRSIEELSTGIVNKLLHGPLQHLRCDGSDSRTLEETLENMHALNRMFNLDTEKAVLEQKIKAKVEKTQS